A window of Erpetoichthys calabaricus chromosome 12, fErpCal1.3, whole genome shotgun sequence contains these coding sequences:
- the LOC114663017 gene encoding uncharacterized protein LOC114663017, translating into MDDTCFLEMTNHLHQLEKIRNTPELRTNLIYQKFSAPFLKTFSEHQEALEECLGKIEEIASAMDTVKRNVSIVSVSTGTVGIAGGVLCIIGLVLTPVTLGVSSILSIVGTAVGAGAGVGDLVTNITEGACNAVKKNKVEEILNKYKKTIEPIDESLRKQELVFNKVSEICKPEYLIKMIQKNHLKTDETEMSYAGIKAAGSGVGLGKAAVNMADDIANLTRIGDTVSDGAAVGLRGTGTGALKIMGGVGSSVFIVWDLYRICTNSISLAKGKKNETAEIIRRTVAELRRELQSYKHLYEVLQKGKEDAINNQKALAKDFIPQQLTKYWIQMRSSSQERSYPSMEPHWNTRPTYTSPQSYQTKLQIIPAVKLFSGFLASKRRHEDPRKIHHVTVRAQNFTQRVK; encoded by the exons ATGGATGACACCTGCTTTCTTGAGATGACCAACCATCTTcatcaactggaaaaaataag AAACACCCCAGAATTGAGGACTAACCTGATTTACCAGAAGTTTTCAGCCCCTTTTCTGAAGACGTTTTCAGAACATCAGGAAGCTCTGGAAGAATGTCTTGGAAAAATAGAGGAGATTGCGTCTGCAATGGACACAGTAAAGAGAAATGTCTCGATTGTCAGCGTGTCTACAGGCACTGTTGGCATAGCAGGCGGTGTGCTGTGTATCATTGGCTTGGTCTTGACACCTGTCACACTTGGAGTCTCCTCAATACTCAGTATAGTAGGAACTGCAGTTGGAGCAGGTGCAGGTGTGGGAGATTTAGTAACAAACATCACCGAAGGGGCTTGTAATGcagtaaagaagaataaagttgaGGAAATCCTGAACAAGTATAAAAAGACAATAGAGCCTATTGATGAAAGCCTCAGAAAACAAGAACTAGTTTTCAACAAGGTTTCGGAAATATGTAAACCGGAATATTTAATAAAGATGATCCAAAAAAATCATCTAAAAACAGATGAGACTGAAATGTCATATGCTGGTATCAAAGCTGCTGGATCAGGAGTGGGGTTAGGCAAAGCTGCAGTAAACATGGCAGACGACATCGCCAATTTGACTAGAATTGGAGATACAGTGAGTGATGGTGCAGCTGTAGGACTGAGAGGAACGGGAACAGGAGCACTAAAAATAATGGGTGGGGTTGGTAGTAGTGTTTTTATAGTTTGGGATCTTTACAGAATCTGCACAAACAGCATATCCCTGGCTAAAGGTAAAAAGAATGAAACTGCAGAAATTATAAGGAGGACGGTGGCTGAGCTGCGGAGAGAGCTGCAGTCATACAAACACCTTTATGAGGTTCTGCAAAAAGGGAAAGAGGATGCAATCAACAACCAGAAAGCCCTGGCAAAGGATTTTATCCCTCAACA GCTCACAAAATACTGGATACAAATGAGATCAAGCTCACAAGAGAGAAGCTATCCCTCAATGGAACCTCATTGGAACACCAGGCCTACTTACACATCACCTCAGTCATACCaaactaaattacaaataataccAGCAGTCAAGTTATTCTCTGGATTTCTGGCATCTAAAAGAAGACACGAGGACCCAAGGAAAATCCACCATGTCACTGTGAGAGCACAAAACTTCACACAGAGAGTAAAATGA